The sequence below is a genomic window from Flagellimonas marinaquae.
TAGGGTATTTAAGAAACCAGTTCCAAAATGCCGTTTACGATCGGTTACAGTTCGCAGTTTTTTATAATCCAGATCTTAGAGGTCTGTTCAAAAAAAAGAAGCCATAAAAATTCGATTGCTAAATGTTTGACAACAGTACTTTTAATGCCTAAATTAAAGGCTAACCTAAAAAACGATTGTTTTAATGAAAAAAGTACAAATAACTGTCTTAACATTAGTATTTATAGCTGCTTTTAGCTGTAAACAAGCAAAAAAAGAGGCCACAGAAACATCAGTGGAGGTAGAAGAGACCATTGATCAGGTAGTTGAAACCCTAGATCCCGAAGTAATCACCTTTACCATGGAACCCAAGAGTGATAGCAATGTAAATGGCGAAGTTGTTTTTACAGAAAACAGTAATGAGGTAATTATGAGGGCCACCTTTACTGGATTAAATGAAGGTGAACATGCCATACACTTGCACGAAAAGGCAGATTGCTCCTCGCCTGACGGCAAATCCACCGGAGGACACTGGAACCCAACTTTTCAACCACATGGAGAATGGGGTTCCGAAGAGGGGTACCACAAAGGAGATATCGGTAATTTTACAGCCAACGCCGACGGTACAGCCACAATGGAGTTTTCTACAGATGAATGGTGTATTGGCTGTGATGACGATACTAAAAATATTTTGGGAAAGGCTGTTATAGTGCACCAAGGTGCTGATGACCTTACCTCTCAACCATCAGGTGCCGCAGGTGCCAGAATTGCTTGTACAGGCATCATCCAGTAAGTTCTATAAAACGTTAAAAAACAAAAAGCTGTCCAATGGGCAGCTTTTTTATTGACAGCCCCTTTAATAATCCATAACTTAGTAGAAAATTAAAACTTCCAAAATGAAAAAAATACAGATTGCAGCATTGAGCATTCTTTTCATTACCGCATTTAGCTGTAAGCAAAACAAAAAAGAGGAAAAACCCGAAGAGCAAACTGAAGAAATGGCATCGGCCTACAGTATTGTGCAGGATTCCACCAGTGTAAATTTCACCGCTTACAAAACTACCGACAAAGTTCCTGTTGGAGGAACATTCAAAGAGGTAGAATTAAAGTATTCAGCTGGCGAAACACCAATGGAAACCTTGAACGGACTTGAGTTTTCCATCCCGGTAAGCAGTCTTTTCACCAATGACCCAACGGAAGTTCGAGACCCAAAAATCATCGAATTCTTTTTTGAAAAAATGGCAGAGACCCAAACTATTACCGGAACCTTTATGTTTTCCGAAGATAAAAGTTGCTCGGTTAAACTTAGCATGAACGGAGTTACTACCGATTTGCCCATGGAATACGAAATTATGGACGATAACCAGGTGAATTTTTCCGGAGTAATGGACCTAAAGCAATGGGATGCCCTTAATGCCCTGGCCTCTTTGCACGAAGCATGCGAAATTTTGCACACTGGCCCGGATGGTGTAAGTAAAACTTGGGAGGAGGTTGCCATCAATGCATCGGTATTGTTGGAGCAAAAATAGAAGTCTTCCGAGACTAAAAAATAATAAAAGAGCTGCATGTTGCAGCTCTTTTTTTATATATTTAGCCACTTCAATGAACTTGGACAACCTCATACAACAATTTCAAAAAAAGGATAGCGCTGCCTTTGAAACCTTGTACCATATGTATGCGGAAAACATATGTGGTGTTATTAATGTAATCTTGAAGGATGCGGAACGCTCCCAAGAAATCTGTCAGGATGTTTTTGTGAAGGTCTGGGAAAAATCAGATCAGTACGATGCTTCGAAAGGTCGATTTTTCACCTGGTTACTGAATATCGCAAGGAATGCCGCCATCGACGAAGTGCGTTCAAAAAGCCATAAAAACCAAAAAAAGAACCTTGCTGTTGATTCTCTCGTAGGTATTTTTGAAAACAGTGAGGATCTGAACAGTAAAATGGATACTATCGGACTTCAGTCTCTCCTAAAAGGATTGAAGGAAAAATGTATTTTGTTGATAGATATGCTTTACTTTAAGGGATACACCCAAAAAGAAGCCGCCAAAGAGCTGAATACGCCAATTGGCACTATAAAGACACGAATAAGAAGCTGTATTTCGAGCATTAGAAAAAATATGGCATAAGCATGGATGTGAAAGCTTACATAGCATCTGGAATTTTGGAACTCTACGTAGCTGGGGCCCTGTCACCTGAAGAAATTCTTGAGGTGCAGCACTATGCGCTTCAGTACCCCCAAATACAAAAGGAAATCGAGGCAATCGAAAATGCTGTTCTACAGCTAACGGAAGCCGCTTCGCCCAAAATGCCGGAAAACGGTTTTGCCAAGATAAAGGAAGAAATAGACGATGTTATTCCGTTTACTCCAGAAGCTTCCAAAAGTAGTGGAACTACTTGGGGCAGCTACTTGGGCTGGGCAGCATCGGTATTATTGGCCGTAGGGCTGTTCTGGTTGTACACGGAAAACAACAAGCTCAAGAACCAAATTGAGCTTACCAACCAAGAAAAGCAAAGTCTGGAAGATATCTTATCCGATACCCAAGCGGAAATCACCTCAAAGGAAATGCTGTTGCAAGAAATCAGGGATAAAGATGTTTCCGTAATTGCCCTTGGTGGGCAAACCATCTCTCCTTCCTCCTATGCGAAAGCTTATTGGAACAAGGAAGAACAGAAAGTTATTATCGATGCCCAAGGGCTTCCCGAACCTCCTGAGGGATTCACCTACCAAGTTTGGTCATTAAAATTGGACCCACTTACCCCCACCAGCCTAGGCCTATTGGATGATTTTGCATCGCAGGACAATAAACTCTTTACCTTGGAAAATTCCAACGAATCTGAAGCCTTTGGCATCACCTTGGAACCTGAGGGCGGAAGCGAGACACCAACGCTGGAGCAATTGTACACCTTGGGTGCGGTTGGTGTCTAAACATAAAAAAGAAGGCAGCCCAGCATAAACCGAACTGCCTTCAAAACTTAGATTACCTAAAAAAACAATCGAATATTAAAGTTTTATACCTACGCCCACTCCAAAAATCCATGGGTTTATATCCACATCGGCCTCTACCGTGGCACCCAAAGCTGTGGTCGCATTTACGGTTGCCGTAGTGTTCAAGAACAGTTTTTTAACATCGAAGTTCAAAAACCATTTATCGTTGAGCATAAAATCGAAACCTCCTTGTAGGGCAAAGCCAACAGCTGTATCGTAATCCACATCATCTGCAATGGGTCCTTCATCAACACCATAGAACAAGGTCAAATTTGGACCAGCG
It includes:
- a CDS encoding superoxide dismutase family protein — protein: MKKVQITVLTLVFIAAFSCKQAKKEATETSVEVEETIDQVVETLDPEVITFTMEPKSDSNVNGEVVFTENSNEVIMRATFTGLNEGEHAIHLHEKADCSSPDGKSTGGHWNPTFQPHGEWGSEEGYHKGDIGNFTANADGTATMEFSTDEWCIGCDDDTKNILGKAVIVHQGADDLTSQPSGAAGARIACTGIIQ
- a CDS encoding RNA polymerase sigma factor, coding for MNLDNLIQQFQKKDSAAFETLYHMYAENICGVINVILKDAERSQEICQDVFVKVWEKSDQYDASKGRFFTWLLNIARNAAIDEVRSKSHKNQKKNLAVDSLVGIFENSEDLNSKMDTIGLQSLLKGLKEKCILLIDMLYFKGYTQKEAAKELNTPIGTIKTRIRSCISSIRKNMA
- a CDS encoding anti-sigma factor, whose protein sequence is MDVKAYIASGILELYVAGALSPEEILEVQHYALQYPQIQKEIEAIENAVLQLTEAASPKMPENGFAKIKEEIDDVIPFTPEASKSSGTTWGSYLGWAASVLLAVGLFWLYTENNKLKNQIELTNQEKQSLEDILSDTQAEITSKEMLLQEIRDKDVSVIALGGQTISPSSYAKAYWNKEEQKVIIDAQGLPEPPEGFTYQVWSLKLDPLTPTSLGLLDDFASQDNKLFTLENSNESEAFGITLEPEGGSETPTLEQLYTLGAVGV